A single region of the Streptomyces sp. NBC_00425 genome encodes:
- a CDS encoding DUF6339 family protein → MIEQPHHLPDRLGLLSATAADPFLTDDLLRGVQGHGGVDLAKVVEPLPAEDPRWRAEPLRELVEDALHKFKENKTDADAWLAPRLHAALRLTRREAADRRIWNHLALGVAPDYVAWRHLAAPTANTPEPRIDAARFKGAPDRQCFSRLWWAAEVFRNGSDYAPVVAACANQDLIHTVMRSDLVDHRPTAQALVRVLQRGIATTGREITGLMAAINTAGATLVYDVLAADEPRDPEDLRQWIAEAENAPPVPRHELPTGPDEEPVPEESIEKLTDCFAELFETAPVRGKTSQA, encoded by the coding sequence GTGATCGAGCAGCCGCACCATCTCCCGGACCGGCTGGGTCTGCTTTCCGCGACGGCCGCAGACCCCTTCCTCACCGATGACCTGCTGCGGGGGGTCCAGGGGCATGGGGGAGTGGACCTCGCGAAGGTCGTCGAGCCCCTGCCGGCGGAGGATCCCCGCTGGCGGGCGGAACCCCTGCGGGAGCTGGTCGAAGACGCGTTGCACAAGTTCAAGGAGAACAAGACGGACGCCGACGCCTGGTTGGCGCCCCGTCTGCACGCGGCTCTCCGCCTCACGCGGCGGGAGGCCGCCGACCGGCGGATCTGGAACCATCTTGCCCTCGGTGTGGCCCCTGACTACGTTGCCTGGCGGCACCTCGCCGCGCCCACGGCGAACACGCCCGAGCCCCGTATCGACGCAGCCCGCTTCAAGGGAGCTCCCGACCGTCAGTGCTTCTCGCGCCTGTGGTGGGCGGCCGAGGTGTTTCGCAACGGCTCGGACTACGCCCCGGTCGTGGCCGCCTGTGCCAACCAGGATCTGATCCACACAGTGATGCGGTCGGACCTGGTCGACCACCGCCCTACGGCTCAGGCGCTTGTGCGCGTTCTCCAGCGTGGTATCGCCACCACCGGTCGGGAGATCACCGGTCTGATGGCCGCGATCAACACGGCTGGTGCCACCCTCGTCTACGACGTGTTGGCCGCTGACGAGCCGAGGGACCCCGAAGACCTGCGCCAGTGGATTGCGGAGGCCGAGAACGCGCCACCGGTGCCTCGGCACGAGCTGCCGACCGGACCCGACGAGGAACCCGTGCCCGAGGAGTCGATCGAGAAGCTGACGGACTGCTTCGCGGAACTCTTCGAGACGGCCCCCGTCAGGGGCAAGACCTCCCAGGCATGA
- a CDS encoding DNA cytosine methyltransferase translates to MSHAKHTPSSPAVFHIVDLFAGPGGLDVAAEVLGHRVTGIEWDDDACDTRAAAGMDTFAGDVREFRAAHFPHAQVLTGGPPCQTFTVAGHGAGRRALDDVLEYIARLHDAVRSESTPWREVFRTWRRISEELRHKAAEAETVKAAKREVEAVRSVTRKAVRKNLAEHGCSTEEIKIALKTLEAPLGLARRDAELKTLLDGLVSLEKSLDTHRVRLEELGDERTGLVLQPLWWVIERSRRPGLVPYEAVVLEQVPAVMRVWEEYEKVLATLGYRTRKQMMHTEAFGVPQTRRRAVLMARFGKIDIPELEETHERYRPGGVLAASRGTDRADGLLWDIDEKTVSRSNEKPKDSWVSMEAALKKVRDIAPDLNLPDRPAFTVVSNYGTGGDPGARGRRDHDAPSSTVTGKVSRNRLVHKGTDTDLPQFSRFELAEAGVLQTFPVAYPWRGGDRPQQIGNAVPPRLALHVLRHVLEPELSEKEADARLEQAVAKLENWRPPTAPVKVRRRKDLEAHPHTDG, encoded by the coding sequence ATGAGCCACGCCAAGCACACACCCTCCTCACCTGCGGTTTTCCACATCGTGGACCTTTTCGCGGGGCCTGGAGGTCTGGATGTGGCGGCGGAAGTCCTCGGTCATCGGGTCACCGGCATCGAATGGGACGACGACGCCTGTGACACCCGTGCGGCGGCGGGAATGGACACCTTCGCCGGCGACGTGAGGGAGTTCCGCGCCGCCCACTTCCCTCACGCCCAGGTGCTGACCGGTGGGCCGCCCTGTCAGACGTTCACCGTCGCCGGCCACGGCGCGGGCCGCAGGGCCTTGGACGATGTGTTGGAGTACATCGCGCGGCTGCACGATGCCGTGCGCTCCGAGTCGACGCCTTGGCGTGAGGTCTTCCGCACCTGGCGCAGGATCTCCGAGGAACTGCGGCACAAGGCCGCCGAGGCGGAGACGGTCAAGGCCGCGAAGCGTGAGGTCGAGGCAGTCCGCTCGGTCACCCGCAAGGCAGTCAGGAAGAACCTCGCCGAGCACGGCTGCTCGACCGAGGAGATCAAGATCGCCTTGAAGACGCTGGAGGCGCCGCTCGGCCTCGCCCGCCGGGACGCCGAGCTCAAGACCCTCCTCGACGGTCTCGTCTCTCTGGAGAAGTCCCTCGACACGCATCGAGTGAGGTTGGAGGAGCTGGGCGACGAACGGACGGGGCTCGTTCTCCAGCCGCTGTGGTGGGTGATCGAACGGAGTCGCCGCCCGGGACTGGTGCCCTACGAGGCCGTGGTGCTGGAGCAGGTGCCCGCTGTGATGCGGGTGTGGGAAGAGTACGAGAAGGTGCTGGCCACCCTCGGTTATCGGACTCGGAAACAGATGATGCACACCGAGGCTTTCGGTGTGCCGCAGACCCGCAGGCGTGCCGTGCTCATGGCCAGGTTCGGAAAGATCGACATCCCGGAGCTGGAGGAGACCCACGAGCGCTACCGGCCTGGCGGCGTTCTTGCTGCCTCCCGGGGCACTGATCGCGCGGACGGGCTGCTCTGGGACATCGACGAGAAGACCGTCAGCAGGAGCAACGAAAAACCGAAGGACTCCTGGGTGTCCATGGAGGCAGCCCTGAAGAAGGTTCGGGACATCGCACCGGACCTGAACCTGCCGGACCGCCCCGCCTTCACCGTGGTCTCGAACTACGGCACCGGCGGCGACCCGGGTGCGCGCGGGCGCCGTGACCACGATGCGCCGTCCTCGACGGTCACCGGGAAGGTTTCCCGCAACCGGCTCGTACACAAGGGGACGGACACGGATCTCCCCCAGTTCAGCCGTTTCGAACTCGCCGAGGCCGGAGTGCTCCAGACGTTTCCCGTCGCGTACCCCTGGCGGGGCGGCGACCGGCCCCAACAGATCGGCAACGCGGTGCCGCCCCGGCTCGCCCTGCACGTACTCCGGCACGTGCTCGAACCGGAGTTGAGCGAGAAGGAGGCCGATGCCAGGCTGGAGCAGGCCGTTGCGAAGCTCGAGAACTGGCGTCCTCCGACCGCACCGGTGAAGGTCCGCCGGCGCAAGGATCTGGAGGCTCACCCGCACACCGACGGGTGA